From the Niveibacterium microcysteis genome, the window TTGATGATGGTCATGTGGTCTCTCCCCCCGGATTGATCAGTGGTCTTTGCCCATGAGCAGCGTGCTGTTCATGATGCGGTCGGTGTACGCCATCACCAGCGCGGAGATGACGAAAGTGACATGGATGCCGATCTGGTACATCACGCCGTGCTCGATCACCATGAGCTGGAAGGCGTCGGTGGCCTGGCTCATCTTGTTGCCCACGTCGATGAACACCTTCAGCAGGTGAATCGACGAAATGCCGATCAGCGCGGTGGCGAGCTTGATCTTCAGCACGCCGGCGTTCACATGGCTGAGCCATTCCGGCTGATCCGGATGCTCATCGAGGTCGAGTTTCGAGACGAAGGTCTGGTAGCCACCCACGGTGACCATGATCAGCAGGTTTGCAACCATGACCACATCGATCAGGCCGAGCACGATCAGCATGATCTCGACTTCAGACAACGAGGTCGCGTGCGACACCAGGTGGTACAGCTCTGCGAGGAATTTATAGACGTAGACGCCCTGGGCGAAGATCAGGCCCAGGTAGAGCGGGGCTTGCAGCCAGCGGCTGGCGAAGATGAATTTCTCAAGCGCGTTGATGGCTTTTGTGCTCATGGTTTCTTTTGGGAATTGCTTGGGGTTGGTGGTGTTGCGCGTTCAGGCGCCGCAGTGCAGCAATGGATTCTAGCAGGCCGTCGATGGCGCTCTGTGCGGGAAAGCCCCAAGTCTTATGTAAGAGCTGCGTAAGGCGCTGCCGATGTAATTCAGACCCATAAGAGCCGGGTCGCTTCGTTTGCCTGCGGGCAGATCGAAAGGGCCGAACGGCACTCAAACCAGTCAGAACCCGAGGAGGCTAGTGGCGATGTCGAACGTCGAAACCGCAACGCATGAACACCGCGTATTCCCGCCGTCGGAGGCGGTTGTCAAAGCTGCCGCCGTGTCTGGTGTGGCTGCGTACGAAGCCCTCTGCAAGGAAGCCGAGACCGACTATGAAGGCTACTGGGCCCGGCTGGCGCGCGAGCATCTGAGCTGGAAGCAGCCATTCACGAAGACGCTGGGTGCCGAGAACGCACCTTTCTTCAAATGGTTTGAAGACGGCAAGCTGAACGTCTCGTACAACTGTCTCGATCGCAATGTCGAGGCAGGGCTTGGCGACAAGGTCGCGATCATCTTCGAGGCAGACGACGGCAAGGTCACCAAGGTCACCTACAAGCAGTTGCTCGCGCTGGTCAGCAAGTTCGCCAACGGCTTGAAATCGATCGGCATCAAGAAGGGCGATCGCGTGCTGATCTACCTGCCGATGTCGGTAGAAGGCGTTGCCGCGATGCAGGCATGCGCCCGCATCGGCGCGACGCATTCGGTGGTGTTCGGCGGCTTCTCGGCCAAGAGCGTGCAGGAACGCATCCAGGATGCCGGCGCAGTGGCGGTGATCACTGCGGACGAGCAGTGCCGTGGCGGCAAGGCGATTCCGCTCAAGCCGATCATCGATGAGGCCTTCGCAATGGGCGGTTGCGAGTCGATCAAGAACGTCGTGGTGTATCAGCGCACCGGCGGCTCGATTCCGATGACCGCAGGCCGCGACGTGTGGCTGCATGAGCTGATCGCGAACCAGAGCGAGACCTGCGAACCGGAATGGGTCGATGCGGAACACCCGCTGTTCCTGCTCTACACCTCGGGCTCCACCGGCAAGCCGAAGGGCGTGCAGCATTCGTCGGGCGGCTACCTGCTCCACGCGGTGCTGACGATGAAGTGGACCTTCGACATCAAGCCGGACGATGTCTTCTGGTGCACCGCCGATATCGGCTGGGTTACCGGCCACACCTACATCACCTATGGCCCGCTGGCCTGCGGCGCAACCGAGATCGTCTTCGAAGGCGTGCCGACCTATCCGGATGCCGGCCGTTTCTGGAAGATGATCGAGTCGCACAAGGTGTCGATCTTCTACACCGCACCGACCGCGATTCGGTCGCTGATCAAGGCGGCAGATGTGAATCCCGCGGTTCATCCGACCAAGTACAAGCTCGACAGTCTGCGTCTCCTGGGTTCGGTCGGCGAGCCGATCAACCCCGCCGCGTGGCAGTGGTACTACGACAACGTGGGCGGCGCGCGCTGCCCGATCGTCGATACCTTCTGGCAGACGGAAACCGGCGGCCACATGATCACGCCGCTGCCGGGCGTCACCACGCTGGTGCCGGGCTCCTGCACGCTGCCGTTCCCGGGCATTCAGGCCGCGATCGTCGATGAAACCGGCAATGACGTGCCTTGGGGGCAGGGCGGCATCCTGGTCGTGAAGAAACCTTGGCCGTCGATGATCCGCACCATCTGGGGTGACCCGGAGCGTTTCAAGAAGAGCTACTACCCGCAGGATTTCCAGGGCAAGTACTACCTCGCGGGCGATGGCGCGATCCGCGACAAGGACAACGGCTACTTCACCATCACCGGCCGCATCGACGATGTGCTGAACGTCTCGGGCCACCGCATGGGCACGATGGAAATCGAGTCGGCCCTGGTGGCGAACCCGCTGGTTGCCGAAGCGGCCGTCGTCGGGCGTCCGGACGAACTGACCGGTGAGGCGATCTGTGCCTTCGTGGTACTCAAGGGCGAGCGCCCGACCGGCGATGCGGCGAAGAAGATGATCAAGGAACTGCAGGACTGGGTCGGCAAGGAAATCGGCCCGATCGCCAAGCCCAAGGACATCCGCTTCGGCGAGAACCTGCCGAAGACCCGCTCCGGCAAGATCATGCGGCGCCTGCTGCGTGCGCTGGCGAAGGGCGAGGAAATCACGCAAGACGTGTCCACGCTTGAGAATCCGGCGATCCTCGATCAGCTCAAGGCCTGATGCCTGGCGGCAGCCGCGTGCTGCCGCCGCCCTGATTGGCTAGCAGGGGAAATCGCCGGCGCCGAGCGCCGGCGGTATTGAAACGGTAAGGGCGTTGGGGGACGCCCTTACCGTTCGTTTTCTCTGCGCCAAGCGGCTTGATGGCGCACAATTCCACTGCTGCCTGCCCGGCGCCGTTTGACCGGGCATCACACAGGCGGTGGATACCAAAAGCCCGCTTCAACGTAAGGCGGGCGAGGAGGAGAGAAATGGCCAAGCGTGTCCTGATCGCCGATCCGGACGAATCAATCGTTGTCTCGCTCGAGTTCTTGCTGCATCGCGCCGGGTACGTGGTGGTGGTGGTCGAACACGCCGCGGAGTTGGTCGAACGTGTTGTCAGCGAAGCCGCCGATGTGGTCGTGATTGCCGATGAGCAACGCGGCGCGCTCGATGGGTTCGAGCTTTGCCGTGCGGTGAGTGCGGAGCGGCTCGCGCCGCCGGTGCTGATGCTTGCGTCGCGCGCACGCGAGGCCGATGCGGCCAAGGCGCGTGCGGTGGGGGCGGCGGATTTTCTTGCCAAACCGTTCCCGACCCGGGAATTCCTTGAGCGCGTCGCGCGCCTGGCAACGGGGGATGCTTGAGCGCGAAGCGTGAGCGGATCGTGTGGTGTGTGGTGCTGGCAGCTTTGCCGCTGCTGGCGGTCTTGCTCGCTGCTGCGGCCGTCCGCAGTGAGCTCGACGAGGCTGCACGCGCTGCGCTAGCCACGCTGCTGAGCAACCAGTGGCCGCTTCTGGTGCTGGTGGGCTTGGTCGCCAGTGGGCTTGCCGCGGCGCTGGCGTGGAAGTTTGGCGAGCGCTATGCCCCGGCGGCGTTGCGCATGGCCGACGATGTTGAACTGGTGCTGGGTGGCCAGCATGGGCGTGCGATCGAACCGAGCGGTGCGCCCGAGCTCGTCGAACTTGCCGGTCGCGTAAATCGCCTGATCATTGCCTTCGAGGCCGCGCGGCGCGATGCCGAGTTACGAGCCGAGCAGGCGCGCGCAACCGTGGAGCGCGAGCGCAACCAGCTCGCCGCACTGGTCACCGAGATGCCGCAAGGCGTGCTCGCCTGCAACCGGGAAGGGCGCATCCTGCTCTACAACGGCCATGCGCGCGATCTGTTCGGCGGCATCGGCGACGGTGGTCTGATCGGACTCGGGCGGCCGATCGAATCGGTGTTTGACCGCCGCCTGCTCGCGCACACGCGCGATCGGCTGTGGCGCCAGATGGCGCGCGTGAACGGGCGCGTGGTGGTCAGTTTCGTCACTGCGACCGCCGCCGGGCGCCTGATCCGCGCCCGAGTGTCGCCGGTGCTCGACGCTGATACCGAACGGCCGGTCATGGAGCGCCTGAACGGCTATCTGATCCTCACCGAAGACATTACGCGCGAGTCTGAGCAGGCGGCACGGCGCGATCGCCTGGTCGAGCTGCTGACGCAATCGCAGCGGGGCGGGCTTGCCAGCATCCGCGCAGCGGCCGAGAACCTGATTGAATTCGATGACCTGGACGCGAGCCAGCAGCGCCGCTTCCTTCAAGTGATCCGCGATGAGGCGGTTCGCCTTGGCGAGCGGGTGAGCGACACGGCGCGCGAGTTTTCCGACGTGTTACGCGGCAACACCGCGCTGGAGGCGATGCACGGGGTCGACCTCGTCGGCGCGGCGCAGCGTCGCATCGAGGCCCGCACCGGCATGCTGACCAAGCTCGACGACGTCGATGCCGAGATCTGGCTGCGCGTCGATAGTTTTGCGATCGTGCAAGTGCTGACGGTGCTCGCCCAGCGGGTGTACGAATCGATCGAGCCGCGCGAAGTGCGCCTTGCGCTGCGCGGCGATGCCAGCATGGCGCAGGTTGAGTTGTCGTGGGGCGGCACGGCGCTGTCGAGCGAATCGGCCGCCGGCTGGGAAATGGAGCCCATGCTGCTGGCGGGCGAGACCAGCCCACGCTCGATCCGCGAGGTGTTGCGGCGCCACGAAGGCGAGCTCGCGTACGGGCGCGAGCGTGCGAGCGCGCGGTCGTGGTTCCGCGTGCTGTTACCGCGTGCGGGCGCTGGCGACGAAGTCCAGAGTGGGCCTGAGAGCGATGGGGCGCGGCCGGAGTTCTACGACTTTGACCTTTTCGCGTGGGGTGAGCGGGGCCGGGCGCTGGAAGACCGCCCGCTCGCGGAGTTGGCCTACACCGTTTTCGATACCGAGACCACGGGTCTGGACCCGTCCGCCGGTGACGAAATCATTCAGATCGGTGCGATTCGCATCGTCAATGGCCGCCTGCTGCGCGGTGAACGTTTTGAGCAACTGGTCGATCCGCGTCGGGAGATCGACCCCGCTTCGGAGGCGATACACGGCATCTCGCGCGAACGGCTGCGCGGCGAGCCGGACATCCTGACCGTGCTGCCGCGCTTTCACGCTTTTGCGCACGAGACGGTGCTGGTGGGGCACAACGCCGCCTTCGACATGCGTTTCCTTCAATTGAAGGAGGCCGCGACGGGGCTGCGCTTTGATCAGCCGGTGCTTGATACGCTGCTGCTTTCCGCCGTACTGCACCCGAACCAGGAAACCCACAAGCTCGACGCCATTGCCGAACGCTTCGGCGTACCCTTGCTGGACCGCCACGACGCGGCTGGCGACGCGCTGGTGACGGGGCAGTTGTTCCTGCGCATGATCCCCTTGCTTGCCGAGCGCGGTATCGTGACCCTTGGCGAAGCACGCGAAGCCTCCGAGAAAACCTTCTATGCCCGCATCCGATACTGAGGCGCCGGTATTGCCCGACAGCACGCCGGCGAGCACCGCGTTCTCACTGCACACGCCTTTGCGTGCGCTTGTGCGGCGGGCGCCGGTCACCGTCACGCCCGAGGCCAGCGTACGCGAAGCGCTGGAGCTGATGGATGCGGGCCGCATCGGTTCGGTGCTGATCGCCGCGGAGGACGGTATTCCGCAGGGCATCCTGACCTTCGGCGATGTGCTTCGGCGCGTTGTGTTGTCGGAAGAAGCAAACCTGTGGCGGCCCGTGACCGAGGTGATGACTCCCGGCGTGGTGAAACTTGGCCCCGATGCGACCGCCTACGAGGCGGTGCTTCTGATGGCGCGCCGCAACGTGCGTTACGTGACGGTGATGGATCGCAACGGCCGCCTCGCCGGCGTGGTGTCGCGCGGCGATCTTTACAGCGCGCAGCGGATCGCGTCGGAAGAGGTGGTCAATGCAGTGCTGTCGGCGCGAGATCTCGTGCAACTGGCCGTCGCGGCGGATGCGGTGCGTGCCTTCTCGGCGCGGCTGGTTGCACAGGGCATGGCCGCTGAGCAGACGATCCAGTGGATTTCGTCACTCAACGATCTGATTGCCTTGCATGCGATCGACCTGGTGCGGGCGCAACACAGCTTGCCGGATGTGCCATGGTGCTGGCTGGCTTTCGGCTCCGAGGGCCGCTTCGAGCAGACCCTGGCCACCGACCAGGACAACGGCATCCTGTTTGAAGCCAATGGCGAGGCCGATACGGCGGCGCTGCGTGCGCAGTTCTTGCCCTTTGCGCAAGCGGTGAATGCGGCGCTCGCAGACTGTGGATTCCCCCTCTGCAAGGGCGAGATCATGGCGGGCAACCCGAAGTGGTGCCTCTCGGCGGAAGAGTGGCGTGCGCGCTTTCTCGGCTGGATCACGCATGCCGAGCCGGTTGCACTGCTCAACGCGAGCATCTTCTTCGACTTTCGCCCGTTGTATGGCGATGCGGCCTTGGCCGAATCCTTGCGCGACTGGCTGCTCGATCACACGGTCGGCAGCGCCCTGTTCCTGCGCCTGATGGCGGCCAATGCACTGCAGGGGCGCCCGCCGCTCGGCTTGATCCGCGATTTTGTGTTCGACAAGCACAGCGAGCATCCGCGCACCCTGGATCTGAAGCTGCATGGCGTTCGCCCCTACGTGGATGCCGCGCGGCTGTTTGCGCTGGAGCAGGGCTTGCGTGCGACGAACACCGCGCAACGCCTGCGCGACGCATCGCGGCATGTGTCCTTCGGCGGCGAGGACATTGCCGCCGTGATTGATGGCTACCACTTCATCCAGCTACTGCGTTTGAAGAACCAGAAGGGCGAAGCGGAGTACGGTTCGCCCAACCGCATCGATCCGGTACGCAGCATCAACCACCTCGAACGGCAAGTGCTGAAGCACGCCTTCCGCCAGGCCAACCGCCTGCAGGATCGCCTGCGCGCCGATTACCGGTTGTGATCGCCACCGCCCTATACTCGGCAGCTTCTCGCGGCACCTGAGCGCTCGTCATGGATCCCTACAGCCAGCGCCTTACCAAGCTCTACCTGATGTACCTGCTGGGCCTGCTCGGCTTTCTGGCATTCCTTGCGGGGGCGGAACGCGCGGGGCTGCCGCCGCGCTGGATCGGCTA encodes:
- a CDS encoding TIGR00645 family protein; protein product: MSTKAINALEKFIFASRWLQAPLYLGLIFAQGVYVYKFLAELYHLVSHATSLSEVEIMLIVLGLIDVVMVANLLIMVTVGGYQTFVSKLDLDEHPDQPEWLSHVNAGVLKIKLATALIGISSIHLLKVFIDVGNKMSQATDAFQLMVIEHGVMYQIGIHVTFVISALVMAYTDRIMNSTLLMGKDH
- the acs gene encoding acetate--CoA ligase, whose translation is MSNVETATHEHRVFPPSEAVVKAAAVSGVAAYEALCKEAETDYEGYWARLAREHLSWKQPFTKTLGAENAPFFKWFEDGKLNVSYNCLDRNVEAGLGDKVAIIFEADDGKVTKVTYKQLLALVSKFANGLKSIGIKKGDRVLIYLPMSVEGVAAMQACARIGATHSVVFGGFSAKSVQERIQDAGAVAVITADEQCRGGKAIPLKPIIDEAFAMGGCESIKNVVVYQRTGGSIPMTAGRDVWLHELIANQSETCEPEWVDAEHPLFLLYTSGSTGKPKGVQHSSGGYLLHAVLTMKWTFDIKPDDVFWCTADIGWVTGHTYITYGPLACGATEIVFEGVPTYPDAGRFWKMIESHKVSIFYTAPTAIRSLIKAADVNPAVHPTKYKLDSLRLLGSVGEPINPAAWQWYYDNVGGARCPIVDTFWQTETGGHMITPLPGVTTLVPGSCTLPFPGIQAAIVDETGNDVPWGQGGILVVKKPWPSMIRTIWGDPERFKKSYYPQDFQGKYYLAGDGAIRDKDNGYFTITGRIDDVLNVSGHRMGTMEIESALVANPLVAEAAVVGRPDELTGEAICAFVVLKGERPTGDAAKKMIKELQDWVGKEIGPIAKPKDIRFGENLPKTRSGKIMRRLLRALAKGEEITQDVSTLENPAILDQLKA
- a CDS encoding response regulator transcription factor, with amino-acid sequence MAKRVLIADPDESIVVSLEFLLHRAGYVVVVVEHAAELVERVVSEAADVVVIADEQRGALDGFELCRAVSAERLAPPVLMLASRAREADAAKARAVGAADFLAKPFPTREFLERVARLATGDA
- a CDS encoding 3'-5' exonuclease yields the protein MSAKRERIVWCVVLAALPLLAVLLAAAAVRSELDEAARAALATLLSNQWPLLVLVGLVASGLAAALAWKFGERYAPAALRMADDVELVLGGQHGRAIEPSGAPELVELAGRVNRLIIAFEAARRDAELRAEQARATVERERNQLAALVTEMPQGVLACNREGRILLYNGHARDLFGGIGDGGLIGLGRPIESVFDRRLLAHTRDRLWRQMARVNGRVVVSFVTATAAGRLIRARVSPVLDADTERPVMERLNGYLILTEDITRESEQAARRDRLVELLTQSQRGGLASIRAAAENLIEFDDLDASQQRRFLQVIRDEAVRLGERVSDTAREFSDVLRGNTALEAMHGVDLVGAAQRRIEARTGMLTKLDDVDAEIWLRVDSFAIVQVLTVLAQRVYESIEPREVRLALRGDASMAQVELSWGGTALSSESAAGWEMEPMLLAGETSPRSIREVLRRHEGELAYGRERASARSWFRVLLPRAGAGDEVQSGPESDGARPEFYDFDLFAWGERGRALEDRPLAELAYTVFDTETTGLDPSAGDEIIQIGAIRIVNGRLLRGERFEQLVDPRREIDPASEAIHGISRERLRGEPDILTVLPRFHAFAHETVLVGHNAAFDMRFLQLKEAATGLRFDQPVLDTLLLSAVLHPNQETHKLDAIAERFGVPLLDRHDAAGDALVTGQLFLRMIPLLAERGIVTLGEAREASEKTFYARIRY
- a CDS encoding DUF294 nucleotidyltransferase-like domain-containing protein, coding for MPASDTEAPVLPDSTPASTAFSLHTPLRALVRRAPVTVTPEASVREALELMDAGRIGSVLIAAEDGIPQGILTFGDVLRRVVLSEEANLWRPVTEVMTPGVVKLGPDATAYEAVLLMARRNVRYVTVMDRNGRLAGVVSRGDLYSAQRIASEEVVNAVLSARDLVQLAVAADAVRAFSARLVAQGMAAEQTIQWISSLNDLIALHAIDLVRAQHSLPDVPWCWLAFGSEGRFEQTLATDQDNGILFEANGEADTAALRAQFLPFAQAVNAALADCGFPLCKGEIMAGNPKWCLSAEEWRARFLGWITHAEPVALLNASIFFDFRPLYGDAALAESLRDWLLDHTVGSALFLRLMAANALQGRPPLGLIRDFVFDKHSEHPRTLDLKLHGVRPYVDAARLFALEQGLRATNTAQRLRDASRHVSFGGEDIAAVIDGYHFIQLLRLKNQKGEAEYGSPNRIDPVRSINHLERQVLKHAFRQANRLQDRLRADYRL